From the Labilibaculum sp. DW002 genome, one window contains:
- a CDS encoding HAD family hydrolase, which translates to MQKYNSIPNIIFDFGGVLLNIDTDQAVKSFQAIGLSDVDRIKKEYQENGLFDRLEKGIISPEFFRSELRKYIDAEVTDLQIDDAWNSMLLDLPAERLELLDRLKKNHRIFLLSNTNIIHWEAYMGMVKEQHNVCLSDFFEKDYYSHNMGLRKPDPKIYTSVLEQEGLVPSETLFVDDMYANYEAAKSVGMKAHFLDLENGETVLDLF; encoded by the coding sequence ATGCAAAAATACAATTCCATCCCTAATATAATTTTCGATTTTGGAGGCGTGCTCCTTAATATTGATACGGATCAGGCAGTTAAGAGTTTCCAAGCGATTGGTCTTTCCGATGTGGATCGCATTAAAAAAGAATATCAAGAAAATGGATTATTCGATCGTTTGGAAAAAGGAATCATAAGTCCAGAGTTTTTTAGAAGCGAATTAAGAAAATACATAGATGCCGAAGTAACGGATCTGCAAATTGATGACGCATGGAATTCGATGTTGTTGGATTTGCCAGCTGAACGTTTAGAGCTTTTAGATCGCCTAAAAAAGAATCACCGCATATTTCTATTGAGTAATACCAATATCATTCATTGGGAAGCTTATATGGGTATGGTAAAAGAACAGCACAATGTTTGTTTATCTGATTTTTTCGAAAAAGATTATTATTCGCATAATATGGGTTTACGAAAGCCCGATCCTAAGATTTATACAAGCGTTTTAGAGCAAGAAGGTTTGGTGCCATCAGAAACTTTATTTGTTGATGATATGTATGCGAATTACGAAGCCGCAAAATCGGTAGGCATGAAGGCACACTTTTTGGATTTGGAAAATGGGGAAACAGTGTTGGATTTGTTCTAG
- the ispG gene encoding (E)-4-hydroxy-3-methylbut-2-enyl-diphosphate synthase, translated as MSLSNHQLFCKDLFNYSRRKSSESLIGTTALGGNNPIRIQSMTNTDTNNIEASVEQSIRMIESGAEYVRLTTQGTKEAENLKFIKEELVKRGYNTPLVADIHFNPAAALIAAKYVDKVRINPGNFVDKRADFANPGYGDVKYQEDLEKIRDKFIPLIRLCKEHNTAIRIGTNHGSLSDRIMSRYGDTPRGMVEATLEFLRICKEQNFPNVAISIKSSNTIMMVKTVRLLVSEMANENMFYPLHLGVTEAGEGEDGRIKSAVGTGALLNDGIGDTVRISLTEDPEIESPVGKKLVDYVLEKEGHQPIAPIENVDVNLFDFYKRSTLVIRNIGSSKVPVVVTDASHESYISTELPEKAGYVLNEDTFEWEKGKLAADYLFVNGFDAIFADYPKDLGIIVDQECWEMANNFAENTYPMFQADEFLTGNLSFFHSDLFFVECSYSQLTDAFIQAVKDNPKVVLVCSSNHQNAFAEQRAFTLRLIEAKCKAPVIFKRSFSESNLENLHIKASADLGSLYFDGLSNGIWLDNNGDISHEEVNSTAFGILQAARVRTTKTEFVSCPGCGRTLFKLHEVVAEVKKQFSHLTHLKIGVMGCIVNGPGEMGDVDYGYVGAGPGKVSLYKGHELIKKNISSDSAIHELTEIIKSHGDWIHK; from the coding sequence ATGAGTCTCTCAAATCATCAACTTTTTTGTAAAGATCTGTTTAACTACTCTCGTCGTAAATCGTCTGAATCTTTAATTGGAACTACTGCCTTAGGCGGTAACAATCCGATTCGCATTCAATCGATGACCAATACCGATACCAATAATATTGAAGCCAGTGTAGAGCAATCGATTCGAATGATTGAATCGGGAGCAGAATATGTTCGCCTTACTACTCAAGGCACAAAAGAGGCCGAGAACCTTAAATTTATTAAAGAGGAATTGGTAAAAAGAGGCTATAACACGCCTTTGGTTGCTGATATTCATTTCAATCCGGCAGCAGCCTTAATTGCTGCCAAATATGTCGATAAGGTTCGTATCAATCCTGGAAACTTTGTTGATAAAAGAGCTGATTTTGCAAATCCAGGATATGGAGATGTAAAGTATCAGGAAGATTTAGAAAAAATACGAGACAAATTTATTCCACTAATTCGTCTGTGCAAAGAACACAATACGGCAATTAGAATTGGAACCAATCACGGCTCTTTATCGGATCGAATCATGAGTCGATATGGCGATACGCCAAGAGGAATGGTAGAGGCAACGCTAGAATTTTTACGAATCTGTAAAGAACAAAACTTTCCGAATGTTGCCATTTCAATTAAATCGAGTAATACGATAATGATGGTGAAAACAGTTCGTTTGCTGGTAAGCGAAATGGCGAACGAAAACATGTTTTACCCATTGCATTTAGGCGTTACTGAAGCTGGCGAAGGCGAAGATGGACGTATTAAATCGGCTGTTGGAACTGGAGCTTTATTAAACGATGGTATTGGCGATACGGTTCGCATCTCTCTTACCGAAGATCCAGAAATTGAATCTCCTGTAGGAAAAAAATTGGTTGATTACGTTCTAGAAAAAGAAGGGCACCAGCCGATTGCTCCAATCGAAAATGTAGATGTTAACCTATTCGATTTTTACAAAAGATCAACGCTAGTAATCCGCAATATTGGAAGCTCTAAAGTTCCTGTTGTGGTTACCGATGCTAGTCACGAATCGTATATTTCTACCGAATTGCCAGAGAAGGCAGGTTATGTTTTAAACGAAGATACTTTTGAATGGGAAAAGGGCAAGTTAGCTGCCGATTACCTTTTTGTAAATGGTTTTGATGCCATTTTTGCTGATTACCCAAAAGATTTGGGCATAATTGTAGATCAGGAATGTTGGGAAATGGCGAATAATTTTGCCGAAAACACTTATCCAATGTTTCAGGCAGATGAGTTTCTTACCGGTAATTTATCTTTCTTCCACAGCGATCTCTTTTTTGTAGAATGCAGCTATTCGCAATTAACTGATGCATTTATTCAGGCGGTAAAGGACAATCCCAAAGTGGTTTTGGTATGCTCATCGAATCATCAGAATGCTTTTGCCGAACAAAGAGCATTTACTCTACGATTGATTGAAGCAAAATGCAAAGCGCCAGTTATTTTTAAAAGATCCTTTAGCGAATCCAATCTGGAAAACCTTCACATTAAAGCTTCCGCAGATTTAGGAAGCTTATATTTCGATGGTTTGTCCAACGGAATTTGGCTCGATAACAATGGTGACATTTCTCATGAGGAGGTCAATTCTACAGCCTTTGGTATATTGCAAGCGGCACGGGTTCGAACCACCAAAACAGAATTTGTCTCTTGTCCTGGATGCGGAAGAACTCTTTTTAAGTTGCACGAGGTAGTTGCCGAGGTTAAAAAACAGTTTTCTCATTTAACTCATCTTAAAATTGGGGTTATGGGCTGCATTGTAAACGGCCCAGGAGAAATGGGCGATGTGGATTATGGCTATGTTGGCGCTGGTCCTGGAAAAGTTAGCTTGTACAAAGGGCATGAGCTAATTAAAAAGAATATTTCGAGTGATAGTGCCATTCATGAGCTTACAGAGATCATTAAAAGCCATGGAGATTGGATTCATAAATAA
- the gldA gene encoding gliding motility-associated ABC transporter ATP-binding subunit GldA has translation MSIKVQEVSKLYGKQKALDNLSFEIKQGEIVGFLGPNGAGKSTMMKIITGYIPQSSGLVEVNGLSVSTDSLDIKRQIGYLPEHNPLYLEMYVKEYLDHVASIYKLGKSKAKRIAEMVELTGLGLEQNKKIASLSKGYRQRVGIAQALIHDPKVLILDEPTTGLDPNQLIEIRNLIQEVGREKTVMLSTHIMQEVEACCKRVLIVNKGQLVADRDIDFLSNRKEAKIVEVEFATEFPSELLSEIAGIDNYKSLGENRFSIVSNEDIRKDIFEFAVSKNLIILEMNTQSKNLEDIFHELTV, from the coding sequence ATGTCAATAAAGGTTCAGGAAGTAAGCAAGTTATACGGAAAGCAAAAGGCTTTGGATAATTTGAGTTTTGAAATTAAACAGGGCGAAATTGTCGGATTTTTAGGGCCAAATGGTGCTGGAAAATCCACAATGATGAAAATAATTACCGGTTACATTCCGCAAAGTTCAGGTTTGGTAGAGGTAAATGGCTTGAGTGTAAGTACTGATTCTCTTGATATAAAAAGACAAATTGGCTATTTGCCAGAGCACAATCCGCTGTATTTAGAAATGTACGTGAAAGAATATCTAGATCATGTAGCATCCATTTACAAGCTAGGAAAATCGAAAGCGAAGCGAATTGCTGAAATGGTTGAATTGACAGGCTTGGGCTTAGAACAGAACAAAAAAATTGCATCTCTTTCGAAAGGATATCGCCAGAGAGTAGGAATTGCACAGGCATTAATTCACGATCCTAAAGTGCTAATCTTAGATGAACCAACAACCGGCTTGGATCCCAATCAATTAATCGAAATCAGAAACTTGATTCAGGAAGTTGGCAGAGAAAAAACGGTGATGTTATCAACTCATATTATGCAAGAAGTTGAAGCTTGTTGTAAGCGAGTGTTAATTGTAAACAAAGGTCAGTTGGTTGCCGATCGAGATATTGATTTTCTAAGCAATCGAAAAGAAGCTAAAATTGTGGAAGTCGAATTCGCAACCGAATTTCCATCAGAACTGCTAAGCGAAATTGCTGGGATAGATAATTACAAGTCTTTAGGAGAGAATCGTTTCTCAATTGTTTCTAATGAGGATATCCGAAAAGATATTTTTGAATTTGCGGTTTCCAAAAACCTCATAATCCTTGAAATGAACACCCAATCGAAAAATCTGGAAGACATTTTCCACGAATTAACAGTTTGA
- a CDS encoding GxxExxY protein, whose protein sequence is MKEDQITQKIIKAAMKVHSKLGPGLLESAYSACLYYELLKAGLKVEKEKALPLIYDEVKLDCGYRIDLFVEDQVVVELKSIVSFKDIHLAQTLTYLKLADKRIGLMINFNVEKLKYGIKRVINGY, encoded by the coding sequence ATGAAAGAAGATCAAATTACTCAGAAAATAATTAAGGCTGCAATGAAAGTGCACTCTAAGCTTGGGCCTGGATTGTTAGAATCAGCGTATAGTGCATGCCTGTATTATGAACTATTAAAGGCTGGCTTAAAAGTTGAAAAAGAAAAAGCCTTGCCATTAATTTACGATGAAGTAAAATTAGATTGTGGATATCGTATTGATTTATTTGTTGAAGATCAGGTTGTGGTAGAATTAAAATCTATTGTTTCCTTTAAGGATATTCATTTAGCACAAACACTTACCTATCTAAAATTGGCTGATAAACGAATTGGTTTGATGATTAATTTCAATGTTGAAAAACTAAAGTACGGCATTAAGAGAGTTATTAATGGGTATTAA
- the metK gene encoding methionine adenosyltransferase produces MGYLFTSESVSEGHPDKVADQISDALLDKFLAFDPNSKVACETMVTTGQVILAGEVKTKTYIDAQDVARQVINRIGYTKSEYQFDGTSCGVLTAIHEQSDDINRGVDREDPMSQGAGDQGMMFGYASKETDDYMPLSLDLSHRLLIEMAAIRREGKEMTYLRPDSKSQVTIEYNDNDSIKRVHTIVVSTQHDDFGPDDESMLAKIKDDVRNILIPRVINMLPARVQAFFDADFILHVNPTGKFVIGGPHGDTGLTGRKIIVDTYGGKGAHGGGAFSGKDPSKVDRSAAYASRHIAKNLVAAGVADEILVQLSYAIGVAQPVGIFVETYGKKNVELSNGEIADKIAEIFDLRPAAIEQRLKLRNPIYEESAAYGHMGRTPRTVTKTFASPYFEDKTMEVELFTWEKLDYIEKVKEAFKL; encoded by the coding sequence ATGGGATATTTATTTACATCTGAATCCGTTTCAGAAGGACATCCAGACAAAGTTGCTGATCAAATTTCAGATGCTTTATTGGACAAATTTTTAGCTTTCGATCCTAACTCGAAAGTAGCTTGCGAAACTATGGTAACAACAGGACAGGTTATCTTAGCTGGAGAAGTAAAAACCAAAACTTATATCGATGCTCAAGATGTGGCTCGTCAGGTAATCAACCGTATTGGTTATACCAAAAGCGAGTACCAATTCGATGGCACATCATGTGGTGTGTTAACGGCTATTCACGAGCAATCGGATGACATTAATCGTGGTGTAGATCGTGAAGATCCAATGAGCCAGGGAGCGGGTGATCAAGGGATGATGTTTGGTTACGCTAGTAAGGAGACTGACGACTATATGCCTTTATCTCTTGACCTGTCACACCGTTTGTTAATCGAGATGGCGGCTATTCGTCGCGAAGGTAAAGAAATGACTTACCTACGTCCTGATTCAAAATCACAGGTAACTATTGAGTATAACGATAATGACAGCATTAAGCGTGTGCATACCATTGTCGTTTCTACTCAGCACGACGATTTTGGTCCTGATGATGAGAGCATGTTGGCTAAGATTAAAGACGATGTTCGCAATATCCTAATCCCTCGTGTGATTAACATGTTGCCAGCACGTGTTCAGGCTTTCTTCGATGCAGATTTTATCCTTCACGTTAACCCAACAGGGAAATTCGTGATTGGTGGCCCTCATGGTGACACGGGGCTTACTGGTCGTAAGATTATTGTTGACACTTATGGTGGAAAAGGTGCTCACGGTGGTGGTGCATTCTCGGGTAAAGATCCTTCAAAGGTAGACCGTTCTGCGGCTTACGCTTCTCGTCATATTGCAAAAAACCTTGTTGCTGCTGGTGTAGCCGATGAAATTTTGGTTCAATTGTCGTATGCTATTGGTGTGGCACAGCCTGTAGGTATCTTTGTTGAAACTTATGGCAAAAAGAATGTTGAGTTAAGCAATGGCGAAATTGCTGATAAAATTGCTGAGATTTTTGACCTTCGCCCTGCTGCTATTGAGCAACGTTTAAAGCTACGTAACCCTATTTACGAAGAGTCTGCTGCCTATGGTCATATGGGACGTACGCCTCGTACTGTTACGAAAACATTTGCTTCGCCTTATTTCGAAGATAAGACAATGGAAGTAGAGCTTTTCACATGGGAGAAACTAGACTATATCGAGAAAGTAAAAGAAGCTTTTAAGCTTTAA
- a CDS encoding DM13 domain-containing protein — MKNWYLYIALLLFTACSSSGDMIDEMEEMVEIPNDQENMMEEEETTTANFVSDAHPTSGTASISEDGSTLSLTDFKSDDGPLLELYLASDLTAETYVSLGELKGLDGDYQYSIPTGTDLESLKYVIVWCVDFKVSFGHAVLP; from the coding sequence ATGAAAAATTGGTATTTATATATTGCACTGCTTTTGTTTACAGCCTGTTCAAGCAGCGGGGATATGATCGATGAAATGGAAGAAATGGTTGAAATTCCCAATGATCAGGAAAACATGATGGAAGAAGAAGAAACAACAACAGCTAATTTTGTTTCCGATGCTCATCCAACATCAGGAACCGCAAGCATTAGTGAAGATGGCTCAACACTATCATTAACCGATTTTAAATCGGACGATGGACCTTTGTTAGAGCTCTATTTAGCTAGCGATTTAACTGCAGAAACCTACGTTTCTCTTGGTGAATTAAAAGGTCTTGATGGAGATTATCAGTACAGTATTCCTACTGGAACCGATTTGGAAAGCTTAAAATACGTTATTGTTTGGTGTGTCGACTTTAAAGTAAGTTTCGGACATGCCGTGTTGCCATAA